In one Microbacterium invictum genomic region, the following are encoded:
- a CDS encoding primosomal protein N': MSGVRVVRVLIDSPLPQLDRLFDYAVPPALAGEVAAGIRIKVPLRSAGRVVDAYVVEVDNEPDVGERPLSEIDTVVSSVPVLPEGLYRLARRAADRAAGSASDILRLVIPKRMVRAEKAWLAGEGAVPTIVSGDAAEHARATLGAFPGLREAIRAAERLAVDAPPHPVLTSAGEVGGWADLLAAAAVDTLAAGRSAVVVVPDHRDQAQIERALAARVDDAAIVRDDARRSGPVRYAGFLRMLADTPCIVVGNRSAVYAPVHRVGLVAIWDDGDPLLTEPLSPGVHARDAALIRQELDGCALLFAGHTRTTDVERLVQLGFVRDIPAARRRSPRVVLSATQEGERRGVRIPSTAFRAARDALAEGPVLVQVARPGYAPVLVCAECRRPARCRHCEGPLRARSIGAVPECSWCARAARGWTCVHCGSEKVRLASSGSERTAEELGRAFPGVRIIVSDGGHQVEGVPATPALVIATRGAEPPAEGGYRAVVLLDGERMLLSDDLRIGEAALRWWSNAAALAAPDAPVHLVGVTGSVARALATWSQSAYARAELASRAPLRMPPAVRVAAVDGDAPSVETAVAALREAVPALDDDSVLGPASRPEGGMRALVRFDYRLGADVAASLRSSVVAAALRTRRSRGRAPASTGTPPTLRVRVDLPDLDL, from the coding sequence ATGAGCGGGGTGCGGGTGGTGCGAGTGCTCATCGACTCCCCGCTGCCGCAGCTGGACCGCCTGTTCGACTACGCCGTGCCGCCGGCCCTCGCCGGCGAGGTCGCTGCGGGCATCCGCATCAAGGTTCCGCTCCGCAGCGCCGGGCGCGTCGTCGACGCCTACGTGGTCGAGGTCGACAATGAGCCGGATGTCGGCGAGCGACCTCTCTCCGAGATCGACACCGTCGTCTCGTCGGTGCCGGTGCTGCCCGAGGGACTGTATCGCCTCGCACGACGGGCGGCGGACCGCGCGGCGGGGTCGGCCTCCGACATCCTGCGCCTGGTGATCCCCAAGCGCATGGTGCGTGCCGAGAAGGCGTGGCTCGCGGGCGAGGGGGCGGTGCCGACGATCGTCTCGGGCGACGCTGCGGAGCACGCCCGCGCGACGCTCGGGGCGTTTCCGGGACTCAGGGAGGCGATCCGTGCGGCCGAGCGCCTCGCTGTCGACGCTCCGCCTCACCCGGTCCTGACCTCGGCGGGCGAGGTCGGCGGGTGGGCGGATCTGCTGGCGGCCGCGGCGGTGGACACGCTCGCGGCGGGCAGGAGCGCCGTCGTGGTCGTCCCCGACCACCGCGACCAGGCGCAGATCGAGCGGGCCCTCGCCGCCCGTGTGGACGACGCGGCGATCGTCCGCGACGACGCGCGTCGATCCGGCCCCGTGCGGTACGCCGGCTTCCTGCGGATGCTCGCCGACACCCCCTGCATCGTCGTCGGCAACCGGTCGGCCGTCTACGCCCCGGTCCACCGCGTCGGACTCGTCGCGATCTGGGACGACGGAGATCCCCTTCTGACCGAACCGCTGTCTCCGGGGGTCCACGCCCGCGACGCGGCCCTCATCCGGCAGGAGCTCGACGGCTGCGCCCTGCTGTTCGCCGGTCACACGCGCACGACCGATGTGGAGAGGCTGGTGCAGCTCGGCTTCGTCCGCGACATCCCCGCGGCGAGGCGCCGCTCACCCCGGGTGGTGCTGAGCGCCACCCAGGAGGGGGAGCGCCGCGGAGTGCGCATCCCGTCGACCGCGTTCCGGGCTGCTCGAGACGCCCTCGCCGAGGGGCCCGTCCTCGTCCAGGTCGCGCGGCCCGGGTACGCCCCGGTGCTGGTGTGCGCCGAGTGCCGTCGTCCCGCGCGGTGCCGTCACTGCGAGGGACCTCTTCGCGCGCGGAGTATCGGTGCCGTGCCCGAATGCTCCTGGTGCGCGCGCGCAGCGCGCGGCTGGACCTGCGTGCACTGCGGCTCCGAGAAGGTGCGCCTGGCGTCGTCGGGCAGCGAGCGCACCGCCGAGGAGCTCGGCCGGGCCTTCCCCGGCGTGCGCATCATCGTCTCCGACGGCGGTCATCAGGTAGAGGGCGTGCCCGCGACCCCTGCGCTGGTGATCGCCACCCGCGGCGCCGAGCCCCCGGCCGAGGGGGGATATCGCGCGGTGGTGCTCCTCGACGGCGAGCGGATGCTGCTGTCGGACGATCTGCGGATCGGCGAAGCCGCCCTTCGATGGTGGTCCAACGCCGCGGCCCTCGCCGCCCCCGACGCTCCGGTGCATCTGGTCGGGGTGACCGGCTCCGTTGCCCGGGCTCTGGCCACCTGGTCGCAGTCGGCGTACGCCCGCGCCGAACTGGCCTCGCGCGCACCGCTGCGCATGCCTCCCGCGGTACGCGTTGCGGCGGTCGACGGCGATGCGCCGAGCGTCGAGACGGCCGTCGCGGCGTTGCGCGAGGCCGTCCCGGCTCTCGATGACGACAGCGTCCTGGGCCCCGCATCCCGCCCGGAGGGCGGGATGCGGGCACTGGTCCGCTTCGACTATCGCCTGGGTGCAGACGTCGCCGCGTCGCTCCGCTCCTCCGTCGTCGCGGCCGCGCTCCGCACCCGGCGATCCCGGGGACGCGCCCCGGCGTCCACCGGTACGCCGCCTACACTCAGAGTGCGGGTGGATCTGCCCGACCTCGACCTGTGA
- the metK gene encoding methionine adenosyltransferase, which translates to MTALRLFTSESVTEGHPDKICDQISDSILDAILAEDPHGRVAVETLVTTGLVHVAGEVSTAAYVEIPAIVRSVVNRIGYTSSETGFDGGSCGVSVSIGAQSSDIAAGVDKAFERREGGSVDPNDEQGAGDQGIMFGYATTETPQLMPMAAWTAHRMAERLAAVRRDGGLPFLRPDGKTQVTLGYDGVVPRTVESVVLSTQHHPDISQKALRGAVRDEVIEPVLEATGLDISGVKFYINPAGPFVVGGPKGDAGLTGRKIIIDTYGGAARHGGGAFSGKDPSKVDRSAAYAMRWVAKNAVAAGLADRLEVQVAYAIGKAKPVGLYVETFGTGHVPDEVITAAIREVFDLRPRAIIEQLDLLRPIYAQTAAYGHFGRELPDFTWERTDRVDDLRAAAGL; encoded by the coding sequence ATGACCGCACTGCGTCTGTTCACGTCCGAATCCGTCACCGAGGGGCATCCCGACAAGATCTGCGACCAGATCTCCGACAGCATCCTCGACGCCATCCTCGCCGAGGATCCGCACGGGCGGGTCGCGGTCGAGACGCTCGTGACCACCGGGCTCGTCCACGTCGCCGGCGAGGTCTCCACCGCCGCATACGTCGAGATCCCCGCGATCGTCCGTTCGGTGGTCAACCGCATCGGCTACACCTCCAGCGAGACCGGCTTCGACGGCGGTTCCTGCGGCGTGAGCGTTTCCATCGGCGCACAGTCCTCCGACATCGCCGCAGGCGTCGACAAGGCCTTCGAGCGCCGTGAGGGCGGATCGGTCGATCCCAACGACGAGCAGGGCGCGGGCGACCAGGGCATCATGTTCGGCTACGCCACCACCGAGACCCCTCAGCTCATGCCGATGGCCGCATGGACCGCCCATCGCATGGCCGAGCGACTCGCCGCCGTGCGGCGCGACGGCGGACTGCCGTTCCTCCGCCCCGATGGCAAGACCCAGGTCACCCTCGGGTACGACGGCGTGGTGCCGCGCACCGTGGAGTCGGTGGTGCTCTCCACGCAGCACCACCCCGACATCTCGCAGAAGGCGCTCCGCGGTGCGGTGCGCGACGAGGTCATCGAGCCGGTGCTCGAGGCGACCGGGCTCGACATCTCGGGCGTGAAGTTCTACATCAACCCGGCAGGACCCTTCGTCGTCGGCGGGCCCAAGGGCGACGCCGGACTCACGGGTCGGAAGATCATCATCGACACCTACGGCGGCGCAGCCCGCCACGGGGGTGGGGCCTTCAGCGGCAAGGATCCCTCGAAGGTCGATCGGTCGGCGGCGTACGCGATGCGGTGGGTGGCCAAGAACGCCGTCGCCGCGGGGCTCGCCGACCGCCTCGAGGTGCAGGTCGCCTACGCGATCGGCAAGGCCAAGCCCGTCGGTCTCTACGTCGAGACGTTCGGCACGGGTCACGTGCCCGACGAGGTGATCACCGCCGCGATCCGCGAGGTCTTCGACCTGCGCCCCCGGGCGATCATCGAGCAGCTGGATCTTCTCCGTCCGATCTACGCGCAGACGGCGGCGTACGGGCACTTCGGTCGTGAGCTTCCCGACTTCACCTGGGAGCGCACCGACCGGGTCGACGACCTGCGCGCCGCCGCAGGCCTGTGA
- the rpoZ gene encoding DNA-directed RNA polymerase subunit omega: MAGTNQGIIEPPIDSLLEKVDSKYQLVIYAARRARQINDYYSDLHEGNLFDNVGPLVDSTVEDKPLTIALHEINEDKLRLRAAE; the protein is encoded by the coding sequence ATGGCCGGAACCAACCAGGGCATCATCGAGCCCCCCATCGACAGCCTTCTCGAGAAGGTCGACTCGAAGTACCAGCTCGTCATCTACGCCGCCCGCCGCGCGCGTCAGATCAACGACTACTACTCGGATCTGCACGAGGGAAACCTCTTCGACAACGTCGGTCCGCTCGTGGACTCCACGGTCGAGGACAAGCCGCTGACGATCGCCCTTCACGAGATCAACGAAGACAAGCTGCGCCTGCGGGCCGCCGAGTAA
- a CDS encoding CoA-binding protein: MTDASCALPAARETAEPLDTPATADGAFCALPSAPTPGRTWQGPGAQERFEILRRTRSIAIVGASDNPARASYFVASYLLGSAPYDVYFVNPRADTILGRPAYASLADLPVAPDLVDVFRRHDDLPGVAAEAVAAGAKTLWLQLGSWHEGAAAIAEDAGLSVVMDRCVKIEHARFHGGLHLAGFDTGVISSRRQLLSRRADL, translated from the coding sequence ATGACCGACGCGTCCTGCGCCCTGCCCGCCGCCCGCGAGACCGCCGAGCCCCTGGATACTCCGGCCACGGCCGACGGCGCCTTCTGCGCGTTGCCCTCCGCGCCGACACCGGGTCGCACCTGGCAGGGCCCCGGGGCGCAGGAGCGCTTCGAGATCCTGCGCCGGACCCGCTCCATCGCGATCGTCGGCGCCTCGGACAACCCGGCGCGGGCGAGTTACTTCGTCGCCTCCTACCTGTTGGGCAGCGCGCCCTACGACGTGTACTTCGTCAACCCCCGCGCCGACACCATCCTCGGCCGGCCGGCCTACGCCTCGCTCGCCGACCTTCCGGTCGCGCCCGACCTCGTCGACGTCTTCCGCCGCCATGACGATCTGCCGGGGGTCGCGGCCGAAGCGGTGGCCGCCGGTGCGAAGACACTGTGGCTGCAACTCGGCTCCTGGCACGAGGGTGCCGCGGCCATCGCCGAGGACGCCGGCCTGTCGGTCGTCATGGACCGGTGCGTGAAGATCGAGCACGCGCGGTTCCACGGAGGGCTCCACCTCGCCGGATTCGACACCGGGGTGATCAGCTCGCGCCGTCAACTGCTGAGCAGGCGCGCGGACCTGTAG